Within Pygocentrus nattereri isolate fPygNat1 chromosome 17, fPygNat1.pri, whole genome shotgun sequence, the genomic segment TTCTCACAGGCTGGGGGTCAAAGAAACGTTGGTTTTCAGTCTTCCACGTCACTGGATCGTTTATTGGCAGAGTTGATCCCTCTCTAAAGGTGTCTGGTTCCCAAAGTCCCAGAAGAGAGTAGAGCATAGCTCAAGTAAAAATACTGTTTctaatatggaaaaaaatggcttaagtaaaagtactactctaaaaaagtaaaaataaaaagcaacaaaactaTGTACACACTGAGTAAGCTGAACAACAGGGCAGCCGTGTAACTTCGTGCGTCCAGCATTTATATCAGCACAGAAATAGAAGTTTCTCAGACatgactctttttttttaactctaaaataaaataataactttaaaaagttaGAGGTGTGACTGATCACAAAGCAGCACAGATACGGCCACTAATACAACAATAAATGATAACATAAAAAGTTAGCATTATATACATGTTAATAactaaaatgtaactgagtaaaaagcAGATTCCTTTTCTCACAAATATCACTAACAGAAAAAGCCACATGCACGTGACATGTGATCATATTCATCATTCCGTCAACCAACAATCCCAACATCTGCACTAAAACCAGTATTTCCCATTTCCAGTCACACAGGTCAAGCTACACTGCACAGTTTggcgtttctctctctctctgtgcctgaGCCACACCATTAGCTAACGGTCAGTCAAGCCAGTCAGCTGAATCAGGCGCGTAAGAGCAGGAAACACTCCAGTCTCCTGCTGCCAACTGGGGCAATTTAAACCGTTAAACATCACTAACAAATGGGATCTcagcattaaaagaaaaaaaaattaattcaaaCTTGACTCCAGTTCACTCTAAGCTGTGACAAGTCACAATTAAGTAGAAACATCTAGTAAAtagtatttaaataaaatatgacgTTTTTACacataaattaatataatacCACAATTTCAGAGAAATCATCTTCTTGCTTGAAGCCAAATACAGGCCAAGCACTTCTTTTAACAGCCCCAATGGCCTAAATTAATGACACTGATGTCCAATTTAAGGATACATAAAGAACAAACTTATTGTCAAATGCACCAGAGtaagatttattttaaatgtgattaaCCCCACTAATTACCAGCTTGTGAAGAAGACACTGGACACTGACCACTGGAGCAGGAATGGGAAAAAAAGTTTCTAATCCCTGCTGAGAAACCGGagactaaataaatacattctttaaGTATTAAACTACACATTAACCCAAGTTCATTTTAAGACTGCATAGAACTCCAGAATCACTCATTCTAACCGCTCGACATTGTGAATAACGGCCTTTCCCTATCCTACACACTTAGAAATGACCGGTCTTCATGGGCTCTTTAGTAGACAATGGTGAACACTGAAGAGCCCACTGCATggttaaagagttctttgcatggtgaaacgctTTTGCAGATCAATGGAAAATGTACTGATGATTTAAGCTTTTttaaaagggctcttctattgtaacaatgtCAAGCATGGTGCAATTGAAGGacctttttggtgatatatatatgaataaaacacctttgaaaaaggttctatatagaatgattACAgcattggtcaaagaatgttggagatggagctgccgggcagaaggagaagaggtagacctgagaaggtttatggatgtagtgaaggtggacatggagatgggagtggatagggcaagatggaggcagatgatccgctgtggcgacccctaaagggagcagccaaaagaagaagatagATTGattacagcacgttctccatctggggggaaaaaacaaacaaataaaagaaacatttcaccatgtaaagaaccccGCAATCATGCGATGGGTTATTTGAGTAAATTTTCTGtacaaagaaccattaaggAATCAtagttttaagtgtgtaggagCATAGAATAATTCTTTagactttacattttaaatactttCAATTTTATAAATATCTTCTGTCTCGTTAGAAAGAACATTACACTTCATCAGCATGGagaaaagtagaaaacaaaATACTTATAGCACAAAAGGGCCAGGTTTTCTTTGAGgcagttttattttaacttcAATATTAATTCCATGCTGTTTCTCTGTAAGAACAATACAGATTGTATGTCTGTGGCTCCAGTCATATTTCCAGTAGTACAAATTAGCTTCAAgttaaatatgaacaaaaagtaCAGAAGAAATTGTAGGCAATGTCTAAATTTGGgggaagaagagaaagactTTTTCATATCTTTAGGTGGGCTTAAAATCAACTTTATTAgtgctttttattcttttcaaacaGCCAATGGAGACCTGCATTTGAGTTCTAAAAGCAATAAGGCTCCTTccataatgtattttttttaagagcTGCATCTATCCCTCCACCACCATCAGCCTATGTGCGCAATACAGTATTTTAGCACAAATTACAGTCCAGACCACTGCTAAAGAATCACTACATAACTTCTACTTTGTGATGTTAAGCAATTTGCTCCACATGGATATCAAGAAACTTGCAAGTTGCTCTGAAAATCTAAATTAACAAAGAGCACTTTATTTCGACTCGCCCTTTCCAaagttttaatcattttaactgCATTTAATAATTGCACTAACACAGAAATATTACAGCTCCAACAACTAATAGCCTAATAGTAGACATatcagtaatagtaataaaagtTAATTTTGTAATTACATTAAGAAAAACTCAAAATATATCCAGCAACTGATAAAATGTTGAGgaataaagcaaataaacataaaaaaggaaCATTGTACcaggacaaaagaaaaaaaaaaaattccaagaaCTCTTTAAGCTCTGCCCATCAGAAATTACAATTAATGTTTGTCTCAGAAGTGGTTCTTTTATTTCAATTAAAGGACtaataaaaagaataatattaaaaatgaaacaaagggagaaaaaaaatggaggCATCAAGCTGTTGAGTGTCACTCTTGAGGTTCGGCTTGGTGGCTCCCTTTGTGAGTGGGTTTGGGAAGGAGTGGGGTGGGGTGGAGTCTCGTATTGGCTGTGATGTCTCACTGGTTCTCATCCTCCACATCTTGCAGCGCCTCTTTATTCTGTTCCTCACCTGCAAATAGTTgggtgaaaaaaatgtaatataaataaacacatgcataCAGACAAACATTCAATTCTCACACTAACATTTTAAATTGTGTATTTTCGCACATGAAGCTTTAATTTATTGAATACACACAAAACGCACTTGCAAAAATCTGTGCACCAATTCAAAGCATACTCAACCAAGACCAAATGTCTTTCTGGTGGAAAAAACACATGCAACaaggtgggggaaaaaaacaaaacacaatctAGTtaagtgaaaggaactcaaaaAAGTCCTCGTCTTACTGGTAAAGGGGGCAAAATGAATGGTATATTAATCAAAATCAGCATTAGTCAAGGGCAAAAGGCTACAGTCGCATTCAGCTAAAACATCAATTATTGCTTACATAACTGTGTATACTTTGTGATcacatgtatatatttaaacaaaataaaaagtagaaAGGCCTCCAGAATATTAACTGTACACCCACTGCACACTTCAGGGGCAACATACAATTCACCTGCTGTGGGCAGAACTTCTGTTCACTCAACAAAATATCACATATCCCACATTTGTGTTTCATCAACACCCAAGTGCACTTGGAGGCCAGTGACCATGCATACACTATTAATGCAAGACATGCTTAAGACACAAAAGTAGTTTTCTGAACTTAGTAAAACCTCAGCACAAAGGttaaagtgagtgagtgacaatacagttagagagacagacaaaaaacagCCTCACTTACAAATACAGTTTGTGGGCAATTAACATATTTCCATTTAGGAATCTAAACAGTAGGAATAGGGGGAAAAAGGCAAGATGGGTTAAAATGGATGTccaaaaatattttgtgaatGAGGTGACATGGAAATGTACTAGAGACTGCAGAGTTTGACCAATACTAGTTTTCTGGGTTAGATACTTGTGTCTTAATTTTGGTGTTTCTTACGTATTATAATACAAATAAAGGGAGAGTCAAAAGTCAGGAATCATGTCATTTTTGTAAGACGCTTAATGTCAGATTCTTCTCATCAATACCATTACTAAAGCAAAAGCTGTCCCATGTCAGACGCATACCAACTCGCCAACACAACTGTAAAGGTGATAACCTAACATATTTTGGTGGTTGCAAACTTGTAACTGTTCAAAGCATGTGTAATTCTATATAACCAAGAATTTCCaattgatcattttatttaaaacattatttatttaaacgtGCATGGTCTGCTTTGCTTttgaaaacacagggctaagACGCTCCTGCTTTGAACACTAGGCACTGCCTGTTTAAAGCCTGTCTGAATCTAGTGATACTTTATTTTCTGCTTACATAACCATGTTCAAGAGCTGTAAATCATCCCACTTCAATCTTGACTGAACTTTATATGTTTATCACTGCAAagcagtggaaaatctgaaacatTAAGCTTCATATCAGTCACTTAACCCAACCCATCATTCTGACTCagccaccaaaaaaaaagaaaaaaaaaattgagtgaGAGGTTTTGGTACTCAGGCCATCCTAACTGATAAGTCATAAATGTCTCATCTTTTGTGAAAACGTCAGACTATCAGTCAGTTGTATCTTACACAGTCATCATATACAGCATTTAAAACTGCTACACTGCTAAAACTTAGATGGTGACATCTCAGATTCAACTCTGATATACAGCAAACACAGGATGCCTTACCATCTCCCTGCATATCTGAAGTCCATAGTGTCAGATTATCACGTAACAACTGCATGATGAGTGTGGAGTCCTTGTAGCTTTCTTCGCTCAATGTGTCCAGCTCAGCAATAGCGTCATCAAACGCTGCTTTTGCCAACCTGAACAGAAGCAAAAATTTAAGGCGTGCCAATTTAGTAAAGCATAACATGTACcatgaaaaggaaaaagcaaGACTATAGCATTATATAGTTCACATTTTAACTGGTTTCCTCCCAATGTAAATAGAAAACACACaatatcatttttcttttccaaacacATTAAACATTGAAATCTTGAATATCAGCCAATGTCAATACCAATGCAGTAATCTCTGTAAAAACGACTAAGCATTAAAATTAGCTGTTTATAATTCAAGCgcttaagatgagcatctaaatcATGCCATCACACTCAAACTACTCTGACACTTTACTACCCCATAGGATgtaatacacagctaacatcacAACACCACACAGTGTGAGGATTGGTTcagatttaggcccaatcccttTTCACCCCTTAGTCCTTACCCCTCCATATTGCGCATTCACGACTAGAGGCAGGGTGTCCAGaattttgttgagatagaggggtaggacAAAGTGCTAGGGTTaaatggccctccaaatggaggctTTTCAGACACGCACTCTAAACAATGttgtgagggaaaaaaagaaaagtcagcAAGATGGCTTGAGCGACCAAAAAACCCACATatgtattttctcagttaaaacaTTACAATAGCCatcattgtattatcttagtctAATATTGTTTCAACGTATTTTAGTCCTTCTCCTCTAACaagcatgaaagaaaaaaaagaaaggaaaaaaaaaaaaacccaaaacaaaacaacaaaaaaaactcgTTCCATCTCAAATGGTGCAGGAGTGACATTctggcatcagaactgctgtaccatttcaggtggaacaggaaaaatcaaacaagaagctaGCAAATAGCTGACTaaagcttcatatcaccaaagggGTGAGTGATAAATAATTGTCAAATCCTCCCTCTTTGAAAACATGATTccttaaatgtaagtaaagacCAGCAGTGAAGTGGCTGAACTTTAccttcctctgctgtcactgcagacacgcAGGGTCGCATATACAGCACCGCTCTTAATGTTAgcctgtaaatgtaataaatgttttttttttctgagggctgtcccattttgtaggggaagatttcaaccactactccTACAACTCCGTTCCAAGAGGAAAGGTGACCCTCGAAAACAAGCGGTAGgggtaaaaaataagaaatgggattgggccttattCTTTTTCCCCCCCTGCCTCTGTTCTCACCCAGCGTTTTCTGCACATATCAACCTGATACTGATACCCTACAGTGCTGATTTACTTATTTGCCATTTCTAAATGCAAATCATAAAGAGTTACTACAGTAAGTGTAGTTGTTGATTAAAGTATCATTACAGAACACAGCACACAAACCTGCATGCACGGTCAGGTGAATTGAGGATTTCATAGTAGAATACAGAGAAGTTAAGAGCAAGACCCAAGCGTATGGGATGTGTAGGTTGAAGGTCTGTCATTGCAATATCACTAGCAGCTTTGTAAGCGACCAAACTATTTTCTGCAGCCTCCTTCCTGTCGTTTCCTGTAGCAAACTCAGCGAGATACCTGTGGTAATCACCCTTCCTGTGaaatcaaagaaacaaagaaaagatgTGGTTATGACACTCACAAATGTGTGATAACCTCTTGTTGCTTTCATTTTTAGTAGCTTCATTCATTTTCCTCAGCAAAAATTTGAGCggttaaatacattttactgaATACCACCTTGAGCTTTGGTTTTGGAAAACATTTATATGTCTGTGTTTAACTGAAtccatattttcatttatatgttCATCTGCCAGGCTTCCTGCCAATATTACAAACGACATCTTTATTCAAATCCTGAGAAACAGCAGCTACATACATTTTGTAGTAGAAGACCTTGGACTCTCCAGAATTAGCAGCTGGAATTAGGTGCTTGTCCAAAACATCAAGGATGTCATTGCAGATTGACTTCAGCTCAGTCTCAACCTGAATATGAAACAACAGAGAGCTGTGACATGGACCAAGCCATGCAAATCACTGCAAAGTATTACAGgtgggtcagagagagagagcattccTTACCGTTTGCCTGTACTCCCGAATCATTTTCAATTTGTCTTCTCCACccttattttcttctttctgctcAATACTACTAATTATCCTCCAGGATGCTCTTCGTGCACCAATAACATTCTTGTACGCCACTGATAGCAGGTTTCTCTCTTCAACTGTGAGCTCAACATCCATTCCAGCCACCTTCTTCATCGAGTCGACCATTTCTGTAAAatttaacagtaaatgaaaaacaatccTTTAACAGTCACACATGTTCAATTATAGAACAAATCCAGGATCGCCTCTATTTGTACAGCACTGAGGTGTTTGTCAAGCTTTGATTAGTGAATTCACATTTTAAATACTCTTAAAAACATGCCTCTTCAATGGTTCTCtagtaagaaaaaagaaagaagaaaaaaaaagatcactcttaaagaaaatggttctatatagaagcataaGCACATGAACCCTTTACCCGATTAACAGGatttttgcatgatttaatcgttcttcagattaatgtagaatgtgctgcagatggttctatatagcacctttcttgaaaaaggttctatatagcacaagaaaaaaagagttctgctattgttatgatgtcaagcttgtagcaagaAAACTTTTGGTACCATTAAGCACCATTTCAAAATGGGCTATACAGagccacctacagcacatttttcatctgaagaaccctttaaacatgcaaagagttcaagtgttcatggttctacacagaaccattttttttttacttaaaaaggCCCTGAAGATCCATCTTTTTAAAGCGTCTACCTTAACACGTGGAGTAGAGGCAGAGAGGCGGCAACCTTTTTAACTGGGCAACTTAAGTGCTCAACCTACAAAACAGAGTTCCCACTACTGGACACAGGGTTTGGCCTCAATTAAATGTCTCCCATTCGCATAACTTGCACTGTCCCGAGTTGACCCGAGTACACTGGCGACTACGTTAGGGTTATAGCACGTGATACAGAACAATAGTTAGGTTTCAATGCCGCACCTACTAGTTATCCAGTCAGTATAATCCAAGCTATTGTTAAACGTGGGCTTCGCTTCTTCAAGGCGTTTTAAAAGGAGGTTTAACACTGCGACTAAAAAACGAAAATCCGTGCGGCGAGCGAGAACTTAGCTCCGTCTGCAGCAGCTACACCTTTCTAGTTACCCACCTGCATTCATTCCCATTCAGGTCACTGTGTTGAGCTAATGAAACGTACTTTTCCTTATTGGGTGTCGGGTCATTACACCACGCTGTGCCGAGGCCGGTCAAGCAGCAGCGTTGCTGTATATAACACAGACACTAGTTAACTACATTAGCTCAACCTGCTAGGAGGAGGGCTAGCTCGGGTTAGTTGGAAACGcaagctagctaggttagctcgCTCCGCTGGTGCACAGCGGTGGGTCATTTTGAGACACATACGACCCAGCATGTTTCCATAGTGAATATTACCGTAACCTATAATTAAAGCTATTGGGGTCAAGTGGGGTGTAGAGGTCTGCACCCCTCCTTCTCGCCTTGGCTAGCAACAGCCTGCCTCACCCAATAACTGTCCGccattttgtctgttccagtAACGTCTCCATCTTCGTGCCGTCCCCCCCTGACTGAATCATGGTGGTCGAAGTAACATCAGTTTATCAATACGCAAACAAATACCATTTCAATTTGGTCGCAAAGTAAGCCGACTACCCGTCTCTCCAGTGCCCCGGAAACCCCAGTTTAACCGCAAATCCGAGCGCTACAGCATAAAGCTAGGCGCGCTAGCCATTCAGATTTCGAGCAGCGTTCGCTACAAAATCCGCGTCTTACCGTCGTATCTCTCAGCTTGCTCGGCAAGCTTGGCTTGATATACTAAGTCCTCCCGGTTAACCATGTCGGAAAAGTGTGATAGAAGCGCACTTCAGCAACGGATTAGTGAAAGAGGAGTGTTGTGTGAAGCGGCAGGCCCTCGTaggagcagcagctgcagcctGAACCGTGTTGAAGCCCCGCTGTCCACCGGCGCCACTGGGGCAAAAATGGCGAGAGGCTCATCCGGGAACTTCACACATGTACAGCAGACAGACGGGTCCAGCCCCAGTGAGGGGCTGCTCAGTCTCCCCGCTCTGTCAGTGGACGCTGAGGGGGCACAGGGCACAATACAGACATTACATTCCTATCCGCGCTCAGTCCAGGCTGCATTCTGAAAAGGCAGTATGTTGTGGAAGACCACCCTTGCCAGGTTCAGGAGGAAAAAcgtctgctttttctttctgacAGCAGAATATCAAAAATACTGACGCAGTATCGCTAAATACTGTGGTAAAGGTAAAGGGGCCGGAGTCTTTAGTAAAGTCTACACAACGCCGTCGCAACTGTTTTTACCCGCAGTGGCACTTCAGAGGCTCATTTACTTTAGAGTATTTACTTCAAAATACTCTGGAGATATTGACCGGGAAATTGACCGCGCTTATTTTCTCACAATATTGACTTAGCATCTCAGAACAACGGCCTTTGTCAACATCTGGAtgatatctcaaaataatgatgtAATTCCTGAAAAGTTAATAACTCATTCATTTGGCGATCTCAGAATTTTCACGCAGTGCGTCGAAATAATGACTCGTTTTCTCAGAATTTTCAATCTTTTCTCAAAATCCTCAGTGTCTTACATAATTACTTACATTTTCGACGCAATTAGAGACTTTATCAGAATAATGACTTCTTTCAATAATTGCTCAGAATCGCGAAATAATATGACTTTCTCAAAATAGAATTTTCCCATGTATCGAATTAGTGGCATATTTTATTTCAGAggctaaattatttattattttgactAATTCATCATTGTGACTATGCTGCTGCCAAAAtcagagaaagtgaaaaaacaaacaaaatgggcttccgtagacacacacacacacacacacacacacacacacacacgcgttttctaaaccgcttattcTTCTGGCTCGcaaggggtgctggagcctatcccagctgtcattgggcagaaggcaggaaaaaccctggacaggtcgctggtccatcgcagggcagacagacagacagacatatacattctgCACGTCTTTGGGCTGTGCGGGAAAATCGGAGCACCGGGAGgaaaccccacgcagacacggggagagaCCCTGACTGACCGATGATTCC encodes:
- the ywhae1 gene encoding tyrosine 3-monooxygenase/tryptophan 5-monooxygenase activation protein, epsilon polypeptide 1 isoform X1; translation: MVNREDLVYQAKLAEQAERYDEMVDSMKKVAGMDVELTVEERNLLSVAYKNVIGARRASWRIISSIEQKEENKGGEDKLKMIREYRQTVETELKSICNDILDVLDKHLIPAANSGESKVFYYKMKGDYHRYLAEFATGNDRKEAAENSLVAYKAASDIAMTDLQPTHPIRLGLALNFSVFYYEILNSPDRACRLAKAAFDDAIAELDTLSEESYKDSTLIMQLLRDNLTLWTSDMQGDGEEQNKEALQDVEDENQ
- the ywhae1 gene encoding tyrosine 3-monooxygenase/tryptophan 5-monooxygenase activation protein, epsilon polypeptide 1 isoform X2; amino-acid sequence: MVNREDLVYQAKLAEQAERYDEMVDSMKKVAGMDVELTVEERNLLSVAYKNVIGARRASWRIISSIEQKEENKGGEDKLKMIREYRQTVETELKSICNDILDVLDKHLIPAANSGESKVFYYKMKGDYHRYLAEFATGNDRKEAAENSLVAYKAASDIAMTDLQPTHPIRLGLALNFSVFYYEILNSPDRACRLAKAAFDDAIAELDTLSEESYKDSTLIMQLLRDNLTLWTSDMQGDDS